In a genomic window of Clavelina lepadiformis chromosome 7, kaClaLepa1.1, whole genome shotgun sequence:
- the LOC143464843 gene encoding carbohydrate sulfotransferase 10-like: MLFKWKILLKFWQSKAQHFLTIRSRFFLLMAVVVVCTLFVHFVLIRDMSNIKERDKLPHMTSRIALSKPTTTTKVAAKTKKDTSKESYHKENKRKSFRHIPKRKEISFKSKRMMAAEDLSLREPSHVTKQRFDARVQTIAGRCSRIDPEFRIKWQQVKEKGAPTDGYIGSYRHRTMLCQVLKAGSSTWNDVFWNLRAPGEAAREQFWEKAIHGNVNAFEELEAAKKLEIWKDQASAIMVNVRHPFARMISGWRDKCQQVYYYNTWFKQYPELKKYTNMYGRWQGPGQYFIEWKDFARFIADHGDNSSCLDPHFKPIATTCDPCVVPFNFVIKLETFEEDAAWILKNILKTSARVLRLHNSSSWKRESPKDTIKKYFSQLPTNLIKRLYDVYEQDFLLFDYTFDLNNLTAGGW; encoded by the exons ATGCTGTTTAAATGGAAGATTTTGCTCAAGTTTTGGCAAAGCAAAGCTCAGCACTTCTTAACCATTAGGAGCAGGTTTTTCTTGTTGATGGCTGTGGTTGTGGTCTGTACGTTATTTGTTCATTTCGTCTTAATTCGAGACATGTCTAATATCAAGGAAAGAGACAAACTGCCTCATATGACAAGTAGAATAGCACTGAGCAAACCAACAACCACAACAAAAGTGGCggctaaaacaaagaaagacacCAGCAAAGAAAGTTATCACAAagaaaataaacgaaaatcTTTTCGTCATATTCCGAAGAGAAAAGAAATCTCGTTTAAGTCAAAGCGAATG ATGGCAGCTGAGGATCTTTCGCTTCGTGAGCCTAGTCACGTGACCAAACAAAGATTCGATGCAAGGGTGCAAACCATCGCCGGACGGTGCTCGAGAATTGACCCGGAATTTCGTATCAAATGGCAGCaagtaaaagaaaaag GGGCGCCCACTGACGGATATATCGGCAGTTACCGACATCGCACGATGCTTTGTCAAGTGTTGAAAGCCGGGAGTTCAACATGGAATGACGTTTTCTGGAACTTGCGCGCTCCAGGCGAGGCAGCGAGGGAACAATTTTGGGAAAAAGCCATCCACGGCAACGTGAACGCTTTCGAAGAATTAGAAGCAGCAAAAAAGTTGGAAATCTGGAAA GACCAAGCCTCAGCTATCATGGTCAATGTTCGCCATCCCTTTGCTAGGATGATATCAGGTTGGAGAGACAAATGTCAGCAGGTTTATTACTATAATACTTGGTTCAAGCAATATCCTGAACTGAAGAAATACACAAATATGTATGGGAGGTG GCAAGGACCGGGACAATATTTCATCGAGTGGAAAGATTTTGCCCGGTTTATAGCAGACCACGGCGACAACAGCAGCTGCCTTGACCCCCATTTTAAGCCTATCGCAACTACTTGCGACCCTTGCGTAGTGCCGTTTAATTTTGTCATTAAACTGGAAACTTTCGAAGAAG ACGCTGCGTGGATTTTAAAGAACATACTGAAGACAAGTGCCAGAGTTCTCCGTTTACACAACTCCAGCAGTTGGAAGAGGGAATCCCCCAAAGACACGATCAAGAAATACTTTTCTCAACTTCCAACGAATCTTATAAAACGCttatatgatgtctatgaacaagattttcttttatttgattATACTTTCgatttaaataacttaactgCTGGCGGCTGGTAG